Proteins encoded together in one Penicillium digitatum chromosome 1, complete sequence window:
- a CDS encoding protein hob1, whose amino-acid sequence MQYTILATLFLAATALAAPADSTATSSGTDSADSDNAYDIADVPSSIMTVLATAIPSSWYNDIMDPTSLSSIVSEVAAGTYPAWYNALPSSVKAWATSNINDQIFDATATADSSAAQTETADNSAIETGFSTAASQTSNAVEISSNAAETTLASTPSSDSSSDAAITPSASSSDSSSSSTSSSPSSSKSTGGAPAPTGGIALSVAGAAGALALALAL is encoded by the coding sequence ATGCAGTACACGATCCTTGCCACTCTTTTCCTCGCCGCCACGGCTCTGGCTGCCCCTGCGGATTCTACTGCCACATCTTCAGGCACTGATTCCGCCGATAGCGATAATGCTTACGACATTGCGGATGTACCCAGCTCCATCATGACGGTTCTGGCAACGGCCATCCCGTCCTCTTGGTATAACGACATCATGGACCCCACCTCCCTCTCTTCGATTGTCAGCGAAGTTGCGGCTGGAACCTACCCCGCTTGGTACAACGCACTGCCTAGCAGCGTCAAGGCATGGGCCACTTCCAACATCAATGACCAGATCTTTGATGCTACGGCAACCGCCGATAGCAGTGCTGCTCAGACTGAGACTGCTGATAACAGCGCCATCGAAACTGGCTTCTCCACCGCTGCCAGCCAGACCTCCAATGCTGTCGAGATCTCTTCCAATGCTGCCGAGACCACTTTGGCTTCCACTCCCTCCTCAGACTCTAGCTCTGACGCTGCCATCACCCCCTCTGCCTCCAGTTCTGATTCGAGCTCCAGCTCTACATCgtcttctccctcttcttcgaAATCTACTGGTGGCGCCCCCGCTCCCACTGGAGGCATTGCCTTGAGTGTTGCTGGTGCAGCTGGTGCTttggctctggctctggccCTGTAG
- a CDS encoding Phospho-2-dehydro-3-deoxyheptonate aldolase, class II translates to MAEWSPSSWTQKPIKQDVIYEDLPGLKESLQKLQKLPPLVTTQEIINLKKSLRNVALGKAFVLQGGDCAELFDYCSQEMIEAKVKLLLQMSLVLIWGANKPVIRIARIAGQFAKPRSSPTEVINGVEMPSFRGDNINGFAADAASRHPDPSRLVSAYFHSAATLNYLRASLSSGLADLHSPLDWGLGHVITPSIKEQYAKTVGAVKDALRFMHTVGIDKDRGFETADIFTSHEGLSLEYEQSLTRLLRHPVHAGSSTASPETGYYATSGHFLWIGDRTRQLGGAHVEFFRGIANPIGIKIGPSMAPDELVQLLDIVNPDREVGKVTLISRYGASKIANFLPGHIAAVQASGHIPVWQCDPMHGNTQSTPSGVKTRHFTDILSELKQALEIHRAAGSFLGGMHLELTGEAVTECVGGAAGLTEDGLGERYTTFCDPRLNEKQALELAFLVAGFYREESQE, encoded by the exons ATGGCCGAATGGAGCCCTAGTT CTTGGACGCAAAAGCCCATCAAGCAAGATGTCATTTACGAAGATCTTCCAGGGCTGAAAGAGTCGCTGCAGAAACTACAGAAGCTCCCTCCCCTTGTGACCACACAAGAA ATTATCAATCTTAAGAAAAGCCTACGAAATGTCGCTTTGGGCAAAGCATTCGTTCTCCAGGGTG GTGACTGTGCGGAGCTTTTCGACTATTGCAGCCAAGAAATGATTGAAGCCAAGGTCAAGCTCTTGTTGCAAATGAGTTTGGTTCTCATCTGGG GTGCCAATAAGCCCGTCATCCGTATTGCTCGGATTGCAGGCCAGTTCGCAAA GCCACGCTCAAGTCCAACAGAGGTCATCAACGGAGTGGAAATGCCCTCTTTCCGCGGTGACAACATTAATGGCTTCGCGGCAGACGCTGCATCCCGCCATCCAGACCCATCCCGTCTAGTCTCAGCCTACTTCCACTCCGCGGCAACCCTAAATTACCTCCGTGCCTCCCTGTCATCAGGCCTGGCAGATCTGCACTCCCCACTAGACTGGGGTCTGGGCCATGTAATCACGCCCTCAATCAAAGAGCAATACGCCAAAACCGTCGGCGCGGTAAAGGATGCCCTGCGCTTTATGCACACAGTAGGAATCGACAAAGACCGTGGCTTCGAGACAGCCGACATCTTCACCAGTCACGAGGGTCTTTCCCTGGAATACGAGCAGAGCCTAACCAGACTCCTTCGCCACCCAGTGCACGCAGGAAGCAGCACCGCGTCCCCCGAGACAGGCTATTACGCGACATCCGGCCACTTCCTCTGGATCGGTGATCGCACACGCCAACTCGGCGGTGCGCACGTCGAGTTCTTCCGTGGGATCGCCAACCCCATCGGAATCAAGATCGGGCCTAGTATGGCGCCGGACGAGCTGGTGCAGCTTTTGGATATCGTTAACCCGGATCGTGAGGTTGGAAAGGTGACTTTGATCTCCCGGTACGGCGCTTCGAAAATCGCCAACTTCCTTCCTGGCCATATTGCCGCTGTGCAGGCCTCTGGTCATATCCCTGTCTGGCAATGTGACCCTATGCATGGCAATACCCAGAGCACGCCATCTGGTGTGAAGACCCGCCATTTTACAGACATCTTGTCTGAGTTGAAGCAGGCGTTGGAAATCCATCGTGCTGCTGGGTCATTCCTTGGTGGTATGCATCTTGAACTTACTGGGGAGGCTGTCACTGAGTGTGTGGGTGGTGCTGCTGGGCTGACGGAGGATGGGCTTGGGGAGCGGTATACGACATTCTGTGATCCGCGCTTGAATGAGAAGCAGGCATTGGAGCTCGCTTTCTTGGTTGCTGGATTCTATCGTGAAGAGTCGCAGGAGTAA
- a CDS encoding reverse transcriptase, which produces MTRLLELNEVDNVRAIVDEVITARRDDIRGPPGRDGQDAPHSTAHWKTDDVGYFTPDPTSDVHVRTLRGTMYYTNVYAFINLLKALIPLKSEEVVRANLPSCLREAAARWYSAELSDEERQDLSVRSLELGWFATLERRFKPRATEAIVKVMAPSSVYSWRDVRAGRSVTEWAQNMLRDAQAAEITGTTTVLRLVWTRLEPALQRDIREPSPATTISQFMADLDLRYGQCPNQFVIKLMWNSIPNVQRQSQQQFPRNAYQPPPNVPQIQAQRTSYVPPQQQQPQGAYQPRQQQQQQPPQGQTNLAGQLLLSDKPWNQAGYSNTGYVARQPRARPAAAYQAEPQEVAPPDESLPAFYDGQHFYDPHNDAYYVDEEYNSYAEYPEEDPQAYWQAPPFQDNEDDHDQPCYSVTEDLTPTATCLHCSAAFLSNNKLHAHLKDCASRHTAAAVDDTTVAYYVSQQDGTETDALPPDLPIIRSDRARATQPGMAYKSWRYASTVVGLIDQHKLLVACLDTGCVMTIIDADLAKSLGIPLQKCTPVPVAGIGSRHLSSAFVSFDAFFRGADNAACIRIEAHLVENLKAKLLIGMDVIGHEGFRLDFDAKTVKIPSCMGLEIPISTHAKPHHAAQRAVYAAEHVLIPPRSIVRVPARVQATLPDDRDYVFEGRHRQAAFYSHLVEANFAWVQAVNDTPDPISLRRRDRIGTLYEADMPMACAVEPIAYVMRKTTVFS; this is translated from the exons ATGACGCGCTTACTCGAGCTAAACGAGGTCGACAACGTTCGAGCAATAGTTGACGAAGTCATCACGGCGCGTCGTGACGATATCCGCGGGCCACCGGGTCGAGACGGACAGGATGCACCACATAGCACCGCGCACTGGAAGACGGACGACGTAGGTTACTTCACACCTGACCCTACGTCAGACGTACATGTACGCACTCTTCGGGGAACCATGTACTACACGAATGTTTATGCCTTCATCAACCTGCTAaaggcattgatcccgttgaAATCTGAGGAAGTGGTCCGAGCGAACCTACCATCGTGCCTGCGGGAGGCAGCAGCTCGATGGTACAGCGCGGAGCTGTCAGACGAAGAGAGGCAGGATTTAAGTGTCCGCTCTCTGGAGTTGGGCTGGTTCGCCACCCTTGAAAGACGGTTCAAGCCGCGCGCCACAGAGGCGATCGTCAAAGTGATGGCACCGTCATCAGTCTACTCCTGGCGGGACGTACGCGCAGGGCGCAGTGTTACAGAATGGGCCCAAAACATGTTACGAGACGCCCAAGCAGCCGAGATAACAGGTACTACAACAGTGCTCCGCCTAGTGTGGACACGTCTTGAACCAGCACTTCAGCGTGACATACGGGAACCCAGCCCAGCTACCACGATCTCGCAGTTCATGGCAGACTTAGATTTGCGTTATGGACAGTG CCCCAATCAGTTCGTTATCAAG CTTATGTGGAATTCGATTCCTAACGTACAACGTCAATCACAGCAGCAGTTCCCTAGGAATGCTTACCAGCCACCGCCAAATGTTCCTCAAATCCAGGCTCAGCGTACGTCTTACGTACCGCCTcagcaacaacaaccacAAGGAGCCTACCAGCCgcgtcagcagcagcagcagcagccgcCGCAGGGCCAGACCAACCTAGCCGGCCAGCTCTTGCTCTCTGACAAGCCGTGGAATCAAGCCGGTTACTCCAACACAGGCTACGTAGCGCGGCAGCCACGCGCTCGGCCAGCTGCAGCATACCAAGCGGAGCCACAGGAAGTTGCTCCTCCCGACGAGAGCTTGCCAGCGTTTTACGACGGCCAGCACTTCTATGACCCCCACAATGACGCGTATTATGTAGATGAGGAATACAACAGCTATGCGGAGTACCCTGAGGAGGATCCTCAAGCGTACTGGCAGGCCCCTCCTTTTCAGGACAACGAGGACGACCATGACCAACCATGTTACTCCGTGACAGAGGATCTCACACCTACCGCCACCTGCCTACACTGCTCTGCCGCCTTTTTATCCAATAACAAACTCCACGCGCACCTAAAGGACTGCGCTTCGAGACACACAGCAGCCGCAGTCGATGACACCACCGTTGCGTACTACGTATCCCAGCAGGATGGTACTGAGACGGATGCCCTACCCCCGGACTTGCCAATAATCAGATCAGACCGGGCACGAGCTACTCAGCCGGGTATGGCTTACAAGTCCTGGCGATATGCGTCGACCGTCGTCGGATTGATAGACCAACATAAGCTGCTTGTCGCATGCCTCGATACCGGATGCGTCATGACCATTATTGACGCAGACCTTGCAAAGTCCCTAGGAATCCCGTTGCAAAAGTGTACACCAGTGCCCGTCGCcgggatcggatcccgcCATTTATCGTCCGCATTTGTCTCGTTCGATGCTTTCTTCCGCGGCGCGGATAACGCAGCTTGTATCCGCATCGAGGCTCATTTGGTCGAAAACCTAAAAGCGAAGCTCTTGATCGGGATGGACGTCATAGGTCATGAAGGCTTCCGGTTGGACTTTGACGCGAAGACAGTCAAGATCCCGTCATGTATGGGTCTGGAGATTCCGATTTCCACACACGCTAAGCCCCACCACGCGGCCCAGCGGGCAGTCTACGCAGCTGAACACGTCCTCATTCCCCCGCGCTCTATTGTGCGTGTGCCAGCGCGTGTGCAGGCAACGCTGCCTGATGATCGGGATTACGTATTTGAAGGTCGTCATCGCCAAGCTGCATTTTACTCTCATTTGGTCGAGGCAAACTTTGCCTGGGTCCAAGCTGTCAACG